The genomic interval CTTGGCACGAAAGAACCGTTTATGGCAAGAATCCCGCTTAGCGACCTGCCCGTCAACTCCTATAGTGGCGCCAAGCTCGCACCGTTACCGCGGGCCTGGAACGACCGACAAACCAACCTGCAAGGAGACGACAAATGGGACAGCAGACGATGAGAAAAGTGGAATCAATGCACCTCAACGGCCTCGACACTCAGGCCATGACGCAGACCGTGGAGGCGCTCAAGCGCGACCCGGCGCTGGCTCAGTTCACCTTCCGTACGCGCAACGAATGGATTGACGGCGGCGAGAACCGCTCGACGATCAAGGGTTTCTATGGTGCGGGCGCGGAAGACGCATCACGCCACGAGCCATTTGTGTTCACGAACGGCGAGCCACCGGTCCTGCTCGGCAACAACGAGGGCGCGAATCCCGTCGAGTTCCTGCTGCATGCGCTCGCGGGTTGCGTCACGACGACCACCGTGCTGCACGCCGCCGCACGTGGCATCCAGATCC from Betaproteobacteria bacterium carries:
- a CDS encoding OsmC family protein encodes the protein MRKVESMHLNGLDTQAMTQTVEALKRDPALAQFTFRTRNEWIDGGENRSTIKGFYGAGAEDASRHEPFVFTNGEPPVLLGNNEGANPVEFLLHALAGCVTTTTVLHAAARGIQIRSLSTELVGNIDLQGLLALDDAVPAGYRKIEIKMDIGADCSDEELDDLLRFAQTHSPVCNTVCRPVPVVIERAVKS